TCCGCCGGGGTCGCCCAGTGGGCCGTCCTCGGCTACCAACTCCCGCTCGTGGCCCTCCTCCTGCCCGCCGGGCGGTGGCTGGACCAGGTCGGCACCAGGTCCGCCCTGCTGCTCGCGGTCGGCTGCTTCGCCGGCTGCAGCGTACTGGCGGCCGTCGCCCCCTGGGCCGGCTGGCTGATCGCGGCCCGGCTGCTGCAGGGCGCCTTCGGTGCCGTGCTCTTCGTCCTGATGCCGGTGCTCGCCGCGACGTCCGTACGGCCCGAGCTGCGCGGGCGGGCGATGAGCGTGCCGGCTACCCTCGGCCCGCTCGGCGCCGTGACCGGCCCGGTCGTCGGCGGCCTGCTGCTCGACCACCTCGGCTGGCGGGCGATCTTCCTGGTCAAGCTGCCGGTCTGCCTGGCCGCCGTGCTGATCGTGCGGCGGCACGCCCCGCGTCGCGGCGGGCTGCGCCCGCCCGAGCGGGGTTCGCTCGGCGACGCCGCCCTGATCGGCGGCGCCGTGGCCGCCGTCCTTCTGGGGCTCACCCTGGCCCCCGGCGCGCCGCAGTGGCTCCTGCTGGCGCTGCCCGCTGCCCCGCTGGTGCTGCTGTGGCTGCGTCGCCCGGGCGGCCTGCCGGTGGCCGAGGTGCTGCGGGCGGCCGGTACCGCCGGGGTCAACGCCGCGGTGCTGGCGCTCGCCGCCGGGTTCTCGGCCTGCCAGTACCTGCTCGTCCAACACCTGCGCGGCCCCCGGGGCGAGAGCGCCACGGCCACCGCGCTGACCATGCTGGCGTTCCCGCTCGGCATGGTGCTGGCCGGACGGGTCGGCGGGCGGCTGGCCGACCGCTGGGGCGCCCGTCCGACCGCACTCACCGGAGCCGCCGTCACCACCCTCGGCCTGGCGCTGCTCGTCCCGCTGGACACCGGCTGGTCCCCCGTGGACATCGCCGCCCGGCTCGCCCTCGCCGGTGCCGGGATGGGCCTCAACGGCGGCCCGACCCAGGCCCTGGTGATGACCGCCTCCCCACCCGGGAAGCTGGCCACCGCCGGCTCCGCCGTCCAGCTCGCCCGCAGCCTCGGTTTCGCCCTCGGCCCGGCCCTGGCCACCGCCGCCGCGCTGGCCGGCGACCGTGCCACCACCGGGACCAGGGCCGGGATCGCCCTGGCCGCCCTGGTCGCGGCGACCGCCGTCGCCCTGCTCGCCCTGTACCGCCGCCCCCGGCCCTGACCCGCCCGCACCCGCTGCGCCACACCCGCACCCACGCACCCACGCACGCCCGTACGCCGGCCCGCACCCGCACCGGAGGACCAGCCCAGATGACCGACACCCTGCCCGACCCGGCCGCCACCGGCGCCGACACCCCGCGCTGCCCGTACGGGTACGACCGGCTCCCCTCCCCCGTCCCGCTGTACGGTCCGGCGTACAAGAGCGACCCGTACCCGCTGTACCGGCGGATGCGCGAGGCCGGGCCGGTGCACCGGGTGGAGTTCCCGAGCGGCATCCACGCCTGGCTGGTCACCGGCTACCGGGCCGCTCACGCGTCCCTCAACGACCCGCGGCTCGGCAAGAACCACGCTCTGGGCAACGACAATTGGCGCCGGCTCGCGTCGATCATGCCCGAACCGCAGCACTCGCAGCTGCAGGTCCACCTGCTGCACCAGGACCCGCCCAAGCACACCTCGATGCGCCGCCTCGTCCTGGACGCTTTCGCCCCGCGCCGGGTGGAGTCGCTGCGCCCCCGGCTGAGAGAGCTCGCCGACGCCCTGGTGGACGAGCTGCCCGAGACCGGCGGCGCCGACCTGGTGGCCGGCTTCGCCGCCCACTACCCCTTCCGCGTGCTGGCCGAAGTCATCGGCCTGCCACCCGAGTTGGCAGGCCGGTTCGACCGCGACTGGGGCAAGGTGGTCCAGCCCGTCGGCCCGAACGACCCGGGCCGTCCGGCGTACGAGGCGCGGCTGCGCGGCCTGCAGACGTACATCGCCGACGTCGTCGCCCGCAAGCGCACCGACTGCCGGACTCCCGGCTGGTCGGAGTCCGAGGACCTGCTCGGCCGACTCGTCGCCGCCCACGACGCGGGCGAGTTGAGCCGCGCGGAGCTCGACTCGATGGTGTTCCAGCTGCTGGTCGCCGGGCAGGAGCCGGTCACCAACCAGATCACCACCATGCTGATCACCCTGCTGCGCCACCCCGAGCAGCTCAAGCGGCTGCGCGACGGGATCGACGAGCCCGGCCTGCTCGCCCGGGCGGTGGAGGAACTGCTGCGCCACGACGCCGCGTTCGAGCTCACCACCTGGCGGTTCTTCGCCGAGGACAGCGACCTGTTCGGCACCACCGTCCCGGCCGGGGACTCGGTGATCGTCTCGCTCTGCGCCGCCAACCGCGACGAGGAGCAGTTCCCCGAGGCCGACCGCCTCGACCTCGACCGCTCCCCGAACGCCCACCTCGCCTTCGGCCACGGCATCCACTACTGCCCCGGCGCCGCGCTGGCCCGGGCAGAACTCCAGGTCGCCATCGCCACGCTGCTCACCCGCCTGCCCGGCCTGCGCCCGGCCGAGGCCCCCGGGGACGGCCTGGCGGACCTCGCCTGGGTGCCCGCCGTCCTGGCCCGCGGGGTCAACCGGCTGCCCGTCGCCTACGACCGGCGCCGCTGAGCCCCCGCCAGGCCCCGCCCGGCCCCCACCCCTGAAGCACCCGCGGTGCTGCCCCCGGTCCGGGAGGCAGCCCGGTTGCGCCTGCCCGCCGGCCGCCGGCCCGCACGCTCACTGCCGACCCGCACGCCCGCCGCCGTATGCCCGTACGACACCACCTTCCGTGGAGGACCCACCATGCCGCCCGTCGGCGCCGCCACCACTCCGGCCCACGCCGCCACCACCCCGGCCTCCGACCGCACCACGGCCGAGCGGCTAGCCGCCCGCATCCTCGGTCTGCTGCTGCCGCACCGTCGCGCCTCCGACCCGGAGTTCGACGTGCGGCCGGAACACTTCCCGCTCCAGCTCGCCCAGTTGGCGGACTTCATCGCCGCCGGTGAACCGATCGTGTTCACCCTGCCCGGCTTCCCGTGCAAGTCGCCCAACCCGGCGAAGGTGCTCGGCCACCTGCCCGACGAGGGCGAACGGCTCTCGCTCACCTTCCTCGACCGGCTCTGCGCCGAGATAGGCCACCTCCACGAGCCCGGGGCACAGATCCTGATCTGCTCCGACGGGCACATCTTCGGCGACCTGATCAACGTCCC
The genomic region above belongs to Streptomyces sp. 1331.2 and contains:
- a CDS encoding MFS transporter is translated as MTAQQPMTDTALTDRQTAVVDRWSLVVAAGLLSFVAMLDMNVVNLALTDIARGLHVSAGVAQWAVLGYQLPLVALLLPAGRWLDQVGTRSALLLAVGCFAGCSVLAAVAPWAGWLIAARLLQGAFGAVLFVLMPVLAATSVRPELRGRAMSVPATLGPLGAVTGPVVGGLLLDHLGWRAIFLVKLPVCLAAVLIVRRHAPRRGGLRPPERGSLGDAALIGGAVAAVLLGLTLAPGAPQWLLLALPAAPLVLLWLRRPGGLPVAEVLRAAGTAGVNAAVLALAAGFSACQYLLVQHLRGPRGESATATALTMLAFPLGMVLAGRVGGRLADRWGARPTALTGAAVTTLGLALLVPLDTGWSPVDIAARLALAGAGMGLNGGPTQALVMTASPPGKLATAGSAVQLARSLGFALGPALATAAALAGDRATTGTRAGIALAALVAATAVALLALYRRPRP
- a CDS encoding cytochrome P450 family protein codes for the protein MTDTLPDPAATGADTPRCPYGYDRLPSPVPLYGPAYKSDPYPLYRRMREAGPVHRVEFPSGIHAWLVTGYRAAHASLNDPRLGKNHALGNDNWRRLASIMPEPQHSQLQVHLLHQDPPKHTSMRRLVLDAFAPRRVESLRPRLRELADALVDELPETGGADLVAGFAAHYPFRVLAEVIGLPPELAGRFDRDWGKVVQPVGPNDPGRPAYEARLRGLQTYIADVVARKRTDCRTPGWSESEDLLGRLVAAHDAGELSRAELDSMVFQLLVAGQEPVTNQITTMLITLLRHPEQLKRLRDGIDEPGLLARAVEELLRHDAAFELTTWRFFAEDSDLFGTTVPAGDSVIVSLCAANRDEEQFPEADRLDLDRSPNAHLAFGHGIHYCPGAALARAELQVAIATLLTRLPGLRPAEAPGDGLADLAWVPAVLARGVNRLPVAYDRRR